A DNA window from Pyrus communis chromosome 3, drPyrComm1.1, whole genome shotgun sequence contains the following coding sequences:
- the LOC137728422 gene encoding stemmadenine O-acetyltransferase-like, protein MSSTSTSPSSDLAYQNLIGIPEKGHLKMVSVKVISKEIVKPSSPTPNHLYHYQFSFLDQITPPIYTSLVLFYEFNDNIQPEPAAAVISIISKHLKKSLSEVLTLFYPLAGRVKIDNHLVQCNDEGIPYLEAQVTNCRLRDFQQNSMPGELCKLIPFELRDHENSEFALGVQLNIFECGGYAIGLCISHKLADGLSMIMFTKTWAAINRGENETKIECPEFVSAAVFPPADDVSGYRMFGVIPKNKVTKRFVFNARTIEHLREKYTGLAEDDREKRPSRVEALSAFLWRRFVEASKDDHSIDENIFHAAVHTVNLRPRTDPPIPRCSFGNFYQIFLTTPFVSSSSSSSGIDDQESCHDMVKQVREELSKIDKDHVKRLQKGGHGSYINRFIQGLAKPGKPVTLSYSSLCSFPLYDIDFGWGRPTWVAVPPLPFKNLIVLADTEEAGGIEAYVSLADDDAMTKFESHAFIQRRVGMNQDGSVGSNITGHRPKL, encoded by the coding sequence CTAAAGATGGTGAGCGTCAAAGTAATCTCCAAGGAGATTGTCAAACCATCTTCTCCAACCCCAAACCATCTTTACCATTACCAGTTCTCCTTTCTCGATCAAATAACTCCTCCGATTTATACCTCTTTGGTCCTTTTCTATGAATTCAATGACAACATCCAACCCGAACCTGCGGCCGCTGTAATATCCATAATATCCAAACACCTAAAGAAGTCCTTATCTGAGGTGTTAACACTTTTCTACCCACTAGCCGGGCGAGTAAAAATCGACAACCATTTAGTACAGTGCAACGACGAGGGTATACCCTACCTTGAAGCTCAAGTAACCAACTGCCGACTTCGTGATTTTCAACAAAATTCAATGCCTGGTGAACTCTGTAAACTCATCCCGTTTGAACTACGCGACCATGAGAATAGTGAATTTGCCCTAGGCGTCCAGCTCAATATCTTTGAATGTGGAGGATATGCCATTGGCCTATGCATTTCCCACAAGTTGGCAGATGGGTTATCTATGATCATGTTCACCAAAACTTGGGCTGCCATAAACCGTGGAGAAAATGAAACCAAAATAGAGTGTCCAGAGTTTGTTTCCGCCGCAGTCTTCCCACCTGCCGATGATGTCAGTGGCTATCGTATGTTCGGTGTTATCCCAAAGAATAAAGTAACAAAGAGGTTTGTATTCAATGCCCGTACTATAGAGCATCTCAGAGAAAAATATACAGGCTTAGCTGAAGATGATCGTGAAAAACGTCCATCGCGTGTTGAAGCCTTATCAGCTTTCCTATGGAGGCGATTCGTGGAAGCTAGCAAGGATGATCATTCTATTGATGAGAATATATTTCATGCGGCAGTCCATACTGTGAACCTGCGTCCCAGAACTGATCCACCAATTCCACGCTgttcatttggaaatttttatcaaattttccttaCAACTCCCTTCGTCAGtagtagcagcagcagcagcggaATCGATGATCAAGAATCTTGTCATGACATGGTAAAGCAGGTACGAGAAGAACTAAGCAAGATTGACAAGGACCATGTGAAAAGGCTACAAAAGGGTGGCCACGGGAGTTACATCAACCGATTTATTCAAGGGCTTGCCAAACCAGGAAAGCCGGTTACATTGTCCTACAGTAGTCTGTGCAGTTTTCCTCTCTATGATATTGATTTCGGTTGGGGGAGACCTACATGGGTGGCCGTACCGCCGCTTCCCTTTAAGAACCTAATAGTTTTAGCTGACACCGAAGAGGCTGGCGGAATAGAGGCATACGTTAGCCTGGCAGATGATGATGCAATGACTAAATTCGAAAGTCATGCCTTCATCCAAAGACGGGTGGGCATGAATCAGGATGGTTCTGTAGGATCAAACATAACAGGCCACCGACCCAAACTCTAA